In Vespula pensylvanica isolate Volc-1 chromosome 2, ASM1446617v1, whole genome shotgun sequence, the genomic window AGGCACTAGTTGGTTCACCGTATTTCGTAATCTCCAAAGctacattattacattattttatatgaattttattaatgaaacgatagaaaagtAGTAATAACAATCGTTCACCTTTAAACGTTTCAACTTCTTAGTAACTTTTTGTTGcgaattatgaaaaaaagttaTGCGTTCGTTCGTATTTGGGTTTCatagtttttcatttttctctatttccttttccagTTAGAAAATGGTACACGATCGGGGCCCGACTACTTTTGCCTGTGTTGGAAAAATGTGGAGCACGCTGACTCCGTAGTGTAGGAAGGGAAACGAGAGGATATCGAACCAGCGACTCTAGAGGCGGAGTCGCCCCACCAAGTTACCATGGAAACGTGACACTCTCTTTCGGGCTTTTCGAGCTTTTCGAGCTTACCACCGGGAAGGTCTCGCCCGCTTTGCACTGTCTGCGCTCGACGGAACACCCGCGGCCCTCGCGAACGCCGCCAACTTTATTTCCCTTTAAAAGgcaatcctttttctttctctcttctttttatcctttttttttcttttttctttatccccttctttcttttccctttccaccgtcttctttttttcgccgcttttgtttttcttttctttccaaaattatttcgattttctgtctctcattcgaatctatatatctttcctttcagCTTAATTGCATATTTCCACTTTATGAAGTATTTGTATGATTTCAAGCGTACACTTTCACTGTTTAAccattctcttttcattcgtcAGGACTTATATTGAGAAATGTACGAAACGTCTACGTGATATCATTGATACTAGCCCgtccaaaagaaaaatgttatatttcgTTACGTTAGATTTAATAAAGATGAGAAGACGAAAGGTAAAGAACACGCTCTTAGTCCAGTTATGTTAATGTCCAATTTAACAGAAAATATACTTTAGCAACGTCGCGCATCTTGTTCCGTCCTTTTCAATTCACTTCGCCAGTCGCGGACTTctatacgttttctttctttgtttttctttctacgagaGGGTAGCAcgatttgttctctttctttctcatatacaCCCTGTCTTCTTCAACATCCGTAGCTTCCCTCCGAGTACCATAGTGTTCAATGTTAGCTGAAGACACGTGTATGTGTAACACGTGttgcgtgtgtgtataggtGAGTTAAACGCGTgcgagaaggagaaacgatgACATATGCAGAGCTCGGCTATCTCTATATTTTACTCGAAGCTATTCGCGAGAATTTACGATGTTCAAAAGCCTCTCCTCTCGTTCATCCAACCTCGCCCCGACGTTTtcctctatctccatctctctctctctctctctctctctctctctctctctctctatctctatctatctatctctctctctttcttactctttatatatgtttttccttcttcttattcttcttcttctttttcttctcctcttcctttttctatttttctttctctttctctttctcatcctcatccttatcctcatcctcttcgtcTTATAGACCTAGACTTTCTCCGAATTTCCTgcgaatttcttcttctccacccTTTCTCTAACTTCTTTTGCTCCATTTATGCTTGCACgtccttctttccctttctcttatccttttttcgtatttcgtaCTCCTTTacctttgttttattttcaggacttcttctctcattcatttctctcttcttcttttctttttttttttttttcttttatttcttaacgcGAAGTttgattcttatttattacgttttgtTACTGAAATTGGTATGCGAAGCTAAATAACTTttgtttcgaaagaagaatgtaTTGAATATGAATacttatatgtttataaaattgaattttatagaGATCAAAGGATATTGggaattaattgtaataatgataaaagataatattatattttttatattcttttcaatatctttttacAGGGATTTAACTGCATTTCTAAATCGTAAAAATGCTTTTATCATTGCATATCGTATATTGTTCGAATAGCGTTATAGCTACGTGTCATTCGTGATTTTTGCGAATTCAAAGCGAAATCGTTGTCGGACAAAAGGTTGAAATCCGAACGCATGGCGCAGTCTCTTTGACGATTAAATTGAGATATACGGGAAATGTTCAGCCGAAACTGCAAAcggaatataatattactttatctCAATAAAGGCTCTGATTATAATGTCTCTCAAACGAAGTCCATTTCCATGTGTAAATAAGAActtgaaaggaagaaaatcgaacgagCGTCTCTTTGACGTTTGTAACAATGACTAATGAAAAATCCGAATGAAACTTaccaaatttatttattatttattagattattcTTGCGAGGAAAGAagttttttctcattttatttaattatgtatctacgtattcCTTTAAACCCCCAAGTTCGAGATAATTCGGTCTCGTAATCTATGCTCAAAGTAacgttattttaatattcttcattggaaaaaagtaaaaaacgtagaagatataatttatacgatatctTCGtggtattaaattttttctttataaaatattgcaaGTATCTAGTAAtcagtataataattaaatcatttaattaaaaagaagattatatctaacaataaaatgaaacatgaAAATTTACTTCGCAACCGGCGCCGTGGCTTAGTTGGTTAAAGCGCCTGTCTAGTAAACAGGAGATCGAGGGTTCGAATCCCTCCGGGGCCTCGTACGTTTCaatgtacaatttttattgtactgcgaacatttttttctttttttaacttttctaatttattttgttatctaCGCGCAAATACGAGTTAGTTGTAACaacgaatataaaagataaaataatattttatagtagCGTTCTAAATTTACattcgaatataaattatagtccaatataaagtatattcaAACAATCGAtgtatcgttattttttcaatgagtatataaatacatatatatatatatatatatatatatatatatacacatatatatgtctagTGGATATAAAAAGGGTGAAATCTGAGAACAGTGAAGCTATCATGGTTGCGGTTCGTCTGTAAAAGAACATTCTATATAACTTAAGTAACACGAACAAACCAATTAGATGGTTAAGCGAGCAAGCCCCCATGAAATTCAATTGTCTTCGCCCCATGCGTCTCAGGGCTAACCACCCTTATATTTTCATCCCTCTCCAGGAAGACCGTGCAGAGAGCTCCAACGATCTTAGAAACTTGCTATTAAGGTGTCAGTTGAATTAGATCTCTAGTCAGTTTGGGGTGACTTAACTGATAGCGAGATATGCTGGTATTGGATGTACTTTTCTCTTGGAAATTTTTCTGGGGAGAAAAAGATTCCTGTAAGTATAGGCCTACTAAAAAAGTACGGTATATTAAACATACTTTcaattacatatattctaatttaatccgtatacaaaaagagatagttaaattttatcgaacgagcagaaagatcgatcgacgtaataataaattatggtTTACAAATGTTCGAACGtccataaatatttaatactttctaCCAATGCTTGTAAGGTGAAATCAATGAACCCCCATAGGAAAAGCGTGTAAACCCCTAAgggaagaattattttttattgattcaaTGAGTGTACTAGTTTTTCGAGCGCagataatcaaaatatttttatattatcttaacTCTGTGTTAatagtttaaaatattttatctcgttctttctcttctcgaatgGATATTCGTTCGAACTGACTATCGAACGAATGGACGATTAGATGGCAGGCAATTTTGAAGCATCTTTCTTTATGTCCTTTCACTCTTGAGAAGAGTACGTGAATCGGTATCATGAATAACATGATTGTCAATGAGCTATGTGGGCAATCCCTAAGCCTGGTGAATCGACAGGACGGTTTCAGGGATCAGAAGCGATCATTGCTAACGGTAATGGCGGATTATCGTTGGCACATCTGTCATCTGACTTAACGATGATCTTGCTAGAGAGAAACTGTCTGGCAAACGAGTACTAGCACAAAGAGCTAGATGATTCCATTTATTGAAACACGTAAGAGATCTCTTACAATCAGCATCAAATTAACTGGTTCGAACGCAATATAGTAATGGAATTTCATCGTGACTATCGTTAACTCTTTCTATcggataataatttaatggaactcttataaaaattgtttaaacgtaaaagtttttattatggaagaatatttgttttctttttttttcttcaattcaccttaaattcatagaaaaagagatgataaGAATGAATGCACATATACCTACTACATAGTTGGAGCAAGCAGGCCGTATGGAAGAATACGATGGACATACATTTTACTTGGCCATCGGCCAATTGGCGCGATCGTTCCGAGCACTGCGGGCATTCCATGGATTCGGTGAATATTTAGTACGGCTTACGGATTTAACGCTTCCTGTCAAAGTATGCGGTTCGCACTTGCTCCGTTTATCTTCTGCGGTCGGTGATCTTTTGGATTAACCAATCATCTCTACATCTCTGCACGTTGAAAGTTCATATCAATACCTTACATCGATCTCGCTTACAATGCTTCTAACttaattctctttcgttctcttcgttctcttcgttctctttacATATTTCTTGAATCCTGATTTATTctagattaattaatacatttaataaataatcctGTATAtactcgtttctctttatattaaaCTGAagcaagaatattattaatagaagaaACTAATTATAGtagatcttatatatatatatatatatgtgtgtgtgtgtgtgtgtatatagatataagatacatacatatatttgcaTTATTGATCCGgttaagattattaataaaaaaaagaaaattaacgataaaaataatataacaaagttACTTTAATACAACGACATTAAAACATAATATTCATGCTaaatttaaggaaaaaaaaattctaaggGGGCACCCGGGTTTGAACCGGGGACCTCTCGATCTGCAGTCGAATGCTCTACCACTGAGCTATACCCCCGCtgatatcatttttcatatagaGAGTTTTGTTCAACATGACTaaaacttaatttttattatatataataatataattatttttcgacaACGTTGGttcttttgataattaatatatatgacaGTTATAATTTCTGTAACttgattttttgataaatgacATTAAAACTTCAAtcgatattctatttttattattattcccctgattttattattctcaaaATATTccttcattttaatattattatttgttacaaatttatatttcacatgaacaaaatttataattaattatatgatattagtaataatgtgattaaaaagagagagagagagagatgaaagtaatataaaaaaataaaactgataatatgtattattttagttatttaaatttatttgttatattgacattatatatgtgtgtgtgtatgtgtttttgTGCATAGTGCAATTAATGATAGATGGCGCATTTATCGTGCTTCGACGCTCGGAACAGCATAGGGGAACGTacttatgaaaattaaaaaaaaattctctttttactaattattttgtgttattcatttttttacattttttattttaatcagaataatcACGAGAAATATAGTATTTTAGTTATAATATCTCTTAGTTTAATCATGATGTATACGTTTTGTCgtatttcttgaaaaagaaactatatacatatatatattatatatgtatatacacacacacacacacacacacatatatacttttttatataattatcgttaatactGTTCATTTTAACAacatatgtttttataatccTTTGAGGATGGaccattttattttaaggTTAGATAAGCAGTAatgaaaagattataaaactaaaaaagtatttactcatttgatttttatatctaacaaATCGTAggatgtttatttttttatttatttggtcCTTAGCTCACATATTATCTCCAATGCAATATGTATTCAAATAGTTTGAGTgcaatatacataaaatataagcTTCAATGATATTTCCATTATGTCATGAAAAACCACTactcaataaatattatttatataatgttattttctttaacgtttatatttattttttcttctgaaCTATTTGTATTCGTAACAATTGTAAAAAATGTTCATCTCAATCTAttctatataggtatataataataataataataataataataataataataataataataataataataataataataataataataatcttaataagtataattaaaaacacATAACATATAGCAAAGTGTATGATCTTCGAAACATTTTAAGTAACATTTAAGTAATCGTAACATATAAAGTAATACAGTATGTCAGAtttttgaacatttttcttccttaatataaaataagacaTATTATAcctcataataataatcgaatgaatACTCTTACTGAACACGTTTCATTAATACCCATCACCAACTCAGACATATTTTTGTAACTAAGTTTGTGCATATTTGTCAGtttttttcaacgtttcataaatacattataataagTTTACAAGGATTAATCCAACGTAGGTTCATATTTGATCTCCTTATCTTCTATATCCTCTCTTATTAacgattgaattattatatcctcattctttaaacattttcttatttcctgaCCTATTGCTGTACCTAATGGTGGTGGGACGGCATTGCCAACTTGTCGATGTTTATCTAATATATTGCCATAAAAACGGAATGAATCAGGGAATCCTTGAGACCTTGCACATTCCTTTACACTTACTACTCGAGTTTGTTCTGGATGTAAAACGCGACCCTATAAATTTGATCAATAAACATCATATTACTGTTCCAATGGAAATTCTTtaagtttaatatataatattatcaatattcaCCTGTTTCCCCATGGGTTCTGGATTCGTAATGGTCGTACCAAAAAATCCATCCCATTCTAATCGTCCATATAATCCTGCCCAATGATTATGACGATTTGCAGTATGTGGTAAACACCATGGaattaaagtattatattgtCTGTCTATTGGATCACACGTTTTGCCAGAACAACAACTGCATACACCACGATATGCACCAGTTGAACTTTTGCCTGCTTTCTTATCATGATGAGtatattctctttaaaaaaatcaaataaatatgtaggtatattaacaaagtataaaaaaaaaaagaaaatgcaagtGAATAAGAGGAAAATTGTATAAGAAttacatacaattttttagAGTACGTGCCATCACTTAGACGAACTATGATATTAGGTAAATCGCGCCAATCGGAACCACTTGCAGTAGGGATATGTGCTATTCTTGCTTCTACGAGTGGTGCCATGTCTTTACATATGTGATCCCTTAGTATTGAATCTTGTACGTTCCTAATCTGAAAATAGagttataacaaatataataacaagttCATTATTTTACTATCAAGATTTGTTTATAActtaatttacttttctttggAAGTATGAAATCGGTTCATCGCTGTAAGACATTTCCTCTTGATTCCACCCATTTCTAATATTAGGTAAATCAGACATAGCATCTCGAACACTAATTGTTCTGTAAGGTGCCGATTCTGTCCAATCACAGTTCGAAGAATACTATAAAATACGAACGATAATTGTTAAAGATCCGATATTTGCGATACATTGTatgttttatgaaatattaagcTTACTTTCTTGTTATCAACAATGACACTCAAACGACATGCACGTTTGCTAAATACATGTGTTGGTTCTGGATATTTTGGAAGCATTTCTCCTGGAGCAGCCGCCAAAATGATCAATCTAtgagattaatataaaatacagaaatattttcacacgttctcgaataaaattaattgtttaaaaattgatattttactaACCTTCTTCTCGTTTGTGGAATACCATAATTTCCAGCTTGAAGGATACCAAATGTACATTGGTAGCCCATTCGAACGAGACATCTCAAAGTAAGTTTAAGCACCATACTTcttttaaatgaaacaaaatttcgaacattttccattataaaaaatttcggtCTATAGTAATCGCACCAAGATAAACAGGATACTACTAAGGAATTTTTGAACAAAGAATATTGACGCGAGTTGAATCGATTCATGCCACTGAATCCCTGACAAGGTGGTCCACCACATAAAAGTTCCACTTCACCTTTTTGAGGTAATTGTTGTGCATTATCGTCACAAATGTCACcctaaaatgatatatttctatttattatatcaattattcatatttgttatatttttcccTTAATTTCTTGATATTATTTCAAGCATACTAACGTTCATAACTCTTCGAAGCAATATGTTACAGTCTTCGGAAAATACAATTGCTTTAGGATTATTAAGTTTATATGCGCATGCTGCggcatcttctttttccacgGCCCACTTATTTTCAGCTATACCAGCTTGATGTAATCCTTCGGATAAACCTAAAAATACGTAATACCAAATAAATGCACGATAactttaatttcttaaaacgtaaaataattttcatctatATTTACCACCACAACCAGCAAAGAGATCTAAAGTTCTTAATGGTTTATCTACTTTGTTGTAAGTAATAGGTTTGTCAATAAACTTCTTTGTTTCAGTATTCTCTGATCTTTTACCCTTTCCTTTACCCTTGCCTTTACCGATTTTACCAATATTACTAGCCTGATATGACGGCTCATCAAACGTTTTTTCTGAAGCATTGTAAGCttgtgtaaaataaaatcgatatggGCCTTCCGCAGACCATTCTTGTAACGACCTATCTAAATTTTCTGAGTAAATCAAATAGCATTTTCCAGTTACTTCAGAGAATTTCACATTACACACTGAAAAGAATTaagcgaaatatatatatacacacacaaacacacacacacacatatatatatatatatacatataaaccataaaatattttctatatgaaataacattcatataaatttaccTTCATCGCTCCAATACAACATGTTTAAATCAGCTTGATGCATCAAATTAAGGCCTTTGTGTGTATTCTCTGGTCTATACAATTTGTTTACTTTAATCCAAATATCAGAAGAAGCAACTAAtttattagtagtagtaacatatatcatatttatatatccgaTATGGAAAGGTTCAGGCGTATCATAATTCGAACCCTTTACGTGTTCCGATGATTTTCGATAATACTCCGGATACATATCCTCATCTACTTTACCTTTTTTTGGCTTTGATATAGTATGACTTGTGgctgtatatttaaatttgatagCACTTGGTGACAAAAATACTGCACTCCCAACTCTAAATTCTTCACCTTTATATTTAACTACACCATAGATCACTTCTttgctatttctttcttctataaattcgaaaaccttgaaagacaaaataattagtaactgaaaataaatattttcatcctgTATTTGCAAATAACGTTTTTCATACCTTGggtgtataataatattgcaaGTCAGTAAAACGTATACATGCAGGACAAAACCGATGACTAATATCCTTTCGCGGACAAATAGCATCTAAAGCAGGATCTTCAAATCGGGCAGTTTCGGAAGTGTATCGTTTTTGATAGAAGAATGTTTTCCCAATTTCATCTTTGACTTCATTTTCTAATGCTCGATCCGAATTACCTGAATGACATTTGACATTAATTTATGTCTATTGAATTGTTTcaatgatgaaaaataaaataattacctaATTCAGACCAATCTATTGGCTTCTCTTTATAGATAACAGTGGCTTTGCATTTGATGGAGGTGAATGGTATATTATCACATTCATCTAGTGCAAATAATTCTAAGGGATCAGATGTTTCACCAAGAACTGTGTCACTACCTCTGCGGAACCAATTTGCATGGCATAGTTTACCACCGTTCTTATCTTgccacatatatataactttggCAATTTGTAATGGAACAGTTGGATCGCTCGATTCAATAAGGACACAATCATTTGCCCGAATTTCTTCATCTATTAATTTTACTGCCTCATAAAATGTTCTTCTACCATCCTCTGCGACAGGTGGTCCTATCcactctatttttttatcaacatgTTTGAATGCTTTAAGAATCATTTTTTGagtaatttttgtattttctataaGAGCATCAGTCAATTCGTCATCTTCAAGATCAGAATCATCTGCTTCCTACAATGAATTGATTTAAATAGTATTTTAAGAGACTTCATATTAATCTtttggtattattattaatataattacttgAATGGCCATATTTGGACATCTTCTCCTAAGACATGCTTGTTTACTTCTACCAGTTCCACCAAACTTCGTCATATCCTTACACGCGATGCAAGTTCCACAATCAGATTGTTGGCAAGCTTCACATACTCCACATCTATGTCTCCTAGGACCCTGTGCATAACGATTATGTATAAAAGATttcctatttaaaaaaaaaagaaaaagaaaagaagaacacttttccattatatacatacagccACGTCTTTTTCATCATCCTTTGCTAATTGATCAgtgaaaaatgtttcgaacGTATTGTTAACcaattttgttgttgttgctttaGTCCAACTaggctttttctctttttgatgCTTCTGTTGTACTCTGCGCATTGCAGCTTTTTTACCAACAGTTATACCAGCCAAAGATACTAATGCTCTCATACATgcatttgtaattaataatggATCTTCTGGTCTGGCTGAGGcatcaaaagaaataacttGATCACAGATAAACTGCGCGTGTCGAAGTAAAGCATCTTCCGTAAACTTAGGTAAACCTTTTGGTGGTACTATGGtctaaaatataagtataaaattagtttatcatttaatttttataataccattaaaatatttcgttgaCAAACACACCTGAAGTTTATTTAATAAGTCCTCATAAGTTGGATTGATttcatctaataaaaattctataataattttgctCATATAGATCTTTTGTCTTATACTATCCATAAAAGGTGCATATGCTTCGGAAGGttccattaaaatatattctgcGAATGGTGTGCTAAAGCCTATAAGAGCTAATTCTCCTCCATCAAATCCAGACACCCACCATTCATTTATTGGTCCCATATCTTTCGTAGGAACTCCTCCTTCGGGACATGcattttcttcatatataGCTTTCATATACCcagagaaatataatactacatttttttcaatcaaaccAGTATCAAAAGGACACAAGTGACCATTTTTGTCATACACActgcaaaattattatatatatacatattgatttaatattgtaccaattattttacgtaataaaatttttattacctaaaatatgttaatttgTTTTGTGGCCTTTCATCACTTTCGTGTATCATGGCCTCTTCTCCcgtaaataaagataatcttGGATCTGTCAAAGCGATAAATTCTTCTACAGCCCCATTAGGATGACCTTGGTACAACTTTATTTCTTCCGGAATTAATTTTTGACGACAGTATTCACATTTTTGCGGTAtatctatactttttttaatttgtggTTTCATTTCACTTATATTATGGTTATTATCTTCATGCTTAggttttttagaaatattatcagATTCATCATTTATGGTTTCATTGGACTCTATACTTTCTACCTTAACGATAGGTTCAGGAATTGATTTAGTTTTAATCTCGAAAGATTCAAAAGATTTTTGTccgttatttattataggtTCTTCTGAATTTGTTTGCTTGGTAAACCTCTTCCA contains:
- the LOC122637901 gene encoding DNA (cytosine-5)-methyltransferase PliMCI-like produces the protein MLSTVVSNGDNSEKENHPEVENLDGHRLSLKRSIYKENNINETSSHIEKNHENNIKDIENNCVPLSINNALYDAGNDRKKLRSGKYVSDKNMLSPNRTKKNINKSEKLKTSWKRFTKQTNSEEPIINNGQKSFESFEIKTKSIPEPIVKVESIESNETINDESDNISKKPKHEDNNHNISEMKPQIKKSIDIPQKCEYCRQKLIPEEIKLYQGHPNGAVEEFIALTDPRLSLFTGEEAMIHESDERPQNKLTYFSVYDKNGHLCPFDTGLIEKNVVLYFSGYMKAIYEENACPEGGVPTKDMGPINEWWVSGFDGGELALIGFSTPFAEYILMEPSEAYAPFMDSIRQKIYMSKIIIEFLLDEINPTYEDLLNKLQTIVPPKGLPKFTEDALLRHAQFICDQVISFDASARPEDPLLITNACMRALVSLAGITVGKKAAMRRVQQKHQKEKKPSWTKATTTKLVNNTFETFFTDQLAKDDEKDVAGPRRHRCGVCEACQQSDCGTCIACKDMTKFGGTGRSKQACLRRRCPNMAIQEADDSDLEDDELTDALIENTKITQKMILKAFKHVDKKIEWIGPPVAEDGRRTFYEAVKLIDEEIRANDCVLIESSDPTVPLQIAKVIYMWQDKNGGKLCHANWFRRGSDTVLGETSDPLELFALDECDNIPFTSIKCKATVIYKEKPIDWSELGNSDRALENEVKDEIGKTFFYQKRYTSETARFEDPALDAICPRKDISHRFCPACIRFTDLQYYYTPKVFEFIEERNSKEVIYGVVKYKGEEFRVGSAVFLSPSAIKFKYTATSHTISKPKKGKVDEDMYPEYYRKSSEHVKGSNYDTPEPFHIGYINMIYVTTTNKLVASSDIWIKVNKLYRPENTHKGLNLMHQADLNMLYWSDEVCNVKFSEVTGKCYLIYSENLDRSLQEWSAEGPYRFYFTQAYNASEKTFDEPSYQASNIGKIGKGKGKGKGKRSENTETKKFIDKPITYNKVDKPLRTLDLFAGCGGLSEGLHQAGIAENKWAVEKEDAAACAYKLNNPKAIVFSEDCNILLRRVMNGDICDDNAQQLPQKGEVELLCGGPPCQGFSGMNRFNSRQYSLFKNSLVVSCLSWCDYYRPKFFIMENVRNFVSFKRSMVLKLTLRCLVRMGYQCTFGILQAGNYGIPQTRRRLIILAAAPGEMLPKYPEPTHVFSKRACRLSVIVDNKKYSSNCDWTESAPYRTISVRDAMSDLPNIRNGWNQEEMSYSDEPISYFQRKIRNVQDSILRDHICKDMAPLVEARIAHIPTASGSDWRDLPNIIVRLSDGTYSKKLEYTHHDKKAGKSSTGAYRGVCSCCSGKTCDPIDRQYNTLIPWCLPHTANRHNHWAGLYGRLEWDGFFGTTITNPEPMGKQGRVLHPEQTRVVSVKECARSQGFPDSFRFYGNILDKHRQVGNAVPPPLGTAIGQEIRKCLKNEDIIIQSLIREDIEDKEIKYEPTLD